Proteins from a single region of Engystomops pustulosus chromosome 5, aEngPut4.maternal, whole genome shotgun sequence:
- the LOC140133291 gene encoding uncharacterized protein has translation MSQSQASSIKTRSRASSSKASTTSNAAAIARAKAEAARTRATFAEQEMQLKLQQASLEAERARQKASLEAERARQQASLEAERARQQASLEAERAQEQASLDLERARLEATLEKLTIEREAAAAMAEAEILEAAAFSHSEPSRHSSMPDLEQEPKDTLERTSEYVLQHPVCNPQTTHETKVTNCESSPRHHILCQEADLRPQFCKQENATAQVNFLACQRTQASSQRPGSYYTPRQCGTVKPKEETSDRYGYTPHSHQGNHLPTCLSTNQATIDFAKFFARRELVTKGLVKFNDRPENYRAWRSSFQSLIRDLDLSSREELDLLVKWLGDESSEHAKRIRAININYPETGLKMIWDRLDECYGSAEVIENSLFKRIDDFPRIASKGYQKLRELSDLLTELQVAKAEGDLMGLAFLDTARGVNPIVQKLPHNLQEKWVNHGFKYKEIHDVQFPPFSVFVEFITQQAKIRNDPSFDFTLSCATPSGLKQHKTPVAVHKTNVSSKSNSYRPSSSSHQDGRSTDPSKQCPLHKKPHSLLKCRGFREKSMEDRKAFLRDNKICYKCCLATSHFAKDCKVSVKCTECDSTDHNSALHPGPPPWASSHIESGQEQGGEEGNTETETPDVTSQCTEVCKGLVGGRSCSKICLVRVYPTGCKDKAFKVYAILDDQSNKSLARSTFFDIFNIKGPSSPYSLKTCAGTVETAGRRATGYTIESIDGRTCLTLPTIIECNQIPDNRSEIPTPDVAKHQPHLKHIAHLIPKLDPQAQIILLLGRDILQVHKPRHQINGPHNAPFAQKLDLGWVIVGDVCIGGVHRPTSVNNMLTSTLENGRPSLFQPCYSNIFIKELPHSIPLPCHITSNLSDNHTCTSDHDHLGCTVFQRTKEDNQLAMSFEDRLFLEIMEQGIVKDESNSWIAPLPFRPKRQCLPNNREQVYKRFASLRRNLQKKPDMKDHFFTFMERVFENSHAEIAPTLKDSEECWYLPIFGVYHPKKPGQIRVVFDSSAKFEGVSLNDVLLPGPDLNNRLLGVLLRFRRDSVAFMADIQQMFHCFLVKEEHRNFLRFFWFKDNNPLEEPIEYRMRVHIFGNSPSPSVAIYGLKHSAREGEKEYGSDVAQFVKRDFYVDDCLKSLPTNESAISLLKRAQEMLANSNLRLHKIASNSKKLMEAFPSHDYSNDLKDLSTDTFPMQRSLGLLWDLKSDTFTFQVSEEEKPFTRRGVLSAINSLYDPLGFAAPVTIQGKAILRDLTHDASDWDEQLPNEKKALWVEWKDSLTNLSHLHVARSYAPVPSTEVQLQRLYVFSDASIKAIAAVAYLKTVDIKGQCHIGFVIGKAKLAPLPEHTIPRLELCAAVLAVELAEMIATEMHLEIKDAVFYTDSKVVLGYIYNESRRFYVYVNNRVLRIRRSTLPKQWNFVPTDQNPADQATRSVAANRLKDTTWFTGPAFLYSSEHSTTDLKTFELVDADKDAEIRPKVSTLRTVTSDNYLKSHRFSRFSTWKSLVRAITLLTHIARSFKNTKLADVKECKGWHLCKNVHAVTELDQSKNVIIRTVQHEVYAKEIDSIINHRPIPKDSVLKKLDPFIDADGLLRVGGRLQEAKIDFDGKHPILIPGHHHISYLLVRHYHEQVKHQGRLFTEGALRAAGLWIVGAKRCVSKFIFKCVTCRKLRGIFKTQKMANLPSDRLSTEPPFTNVGLDVFGPWFVVTRQTRGGQANSKRWAVLFTCMSVRAVHIEVIGSMDTSSFINALRRFIAIRGPVKHIRSDRGTNFVGAAKELQIPTNLDTVSVNRYLSEQGCTWTFNPPHSSHMGGAWERMIGIARRILDSIFLQVGMARLTHECLTTFMAEVSAIINARPLIPVTSDPDDPMILTPAMLLTQKTKTTCSPAGEFTTKDLYKCQWRQVQSLANTFWDKWKKQYISTLQPRNKWQKTKPNLKVGDVVLMKDCQSHRNAWPLALVTKSFPGEDGNVRKVEVKVHDQNETKMFFRPVTELILLLSSEDSYGGIV, from the coding sequence ATGTCACAAAGCCAAGCGTCTTCTATCAAGACAAGATCACGGGCCAGTTCCTCAAAAGCATCTACCACGAGCAATGCAGCCGCCATCGCCCGCGCAAAAGCGGAAGCAGCGAGGACACGGGCTACCTTTGCTGAACAAGAGATGCAGTTGAAATTACAACaggcctccttagaagcagagagggcacgTCAAAaggcctccttagaagcagagagggcacgTCAACAAGCCTCtttagaagcagagagggcaagacaacaagcctccttagaagcagagagggcacaaGAACAGGCTTCTCTGGACTTAGAAAGAGCACGCTTGGAAGCAACACTTGAGAAGCTGACAATTGAGAGGGAAGCCGCAGCTGCCATGGCGGAAGCAGAAATCTTAGAGGCAGCCGCATTCTCTCACAGCGAGCCCAGCAGACACAGTAGCATGCCTGATCTGGAACAAGAACCCAAGGATACACTAGAACGCACTTCAGAATACGTCCTTCAACATCCTGTGTGTAATCCTCAGACTACACATGAAACAAAGGTTACCAACTGCGAGTCAAGTCCAAGGCATCATATTTTATGTCAAGAAGCGGACCTCAGACCACAGTTCTGCAAGCAAGAGAATGCTACGGCTCAAGTCAACTTCCTTGCCTGCCAGAGAACCCAAGCTTCATCCCAGCGTCCAGGAAGTTACTACACTCCCAGACAGTGTGGCACTGTGAAACCTAAAGAAGAGACTTCTGACAGGTATGGCTACACACCACACTCTCACCAAGGCAACCATTTGCCAACCTGTCTCAGCACAAACCAAGCCACAATAGACTTTGCTAAGTTCTTTGCTCGACGTGAGCTTGTCACCAAAGGACTTGTAAAGTTCAATGATCGCCCTGAGAACTATAGGGCTTGGCGATCCTCATTCCAGAGTCTTATAAGAGACTTAGACTTGTCTTCTAGGGAAGAGCTAGATCTACTGGTGAAATGGCTTGGAGATGAATCTTCTGAGCATGCCAAGAGGATCAGAGCCATTAACATAAACTATCCAGAAACAGGCTTAAAGATGATCTGGGATAGACTCGATGAGTGTTATGGCTCAGCAGAGGTTATAGAAAATTCATTATTCAAAAGAATTGATGACTTCCCTAGAATAGCTAGTAAGGGCTACCAAAAACTTAGGGAACTAAGTGATCTGTTAACTGAACTACAGGTTGCCAAAGCAGAAGGAGATTTAATGGGACTTGCATTTCTTGACACAGCCAGAGGTGTCAACCCTATAGTGCAAAAACTTCCTCACAACCTACAAGAGAAGTGGGTCAATCATGGTTTCAAGTACAAGGAAATCCATGATGTACAGTTTCCACCCTTCAGTGTATTTGTGGAATTTATTACTCAGCAAGCAAAAATCAGAAATGATCCCAGTTTCGATTTTACTCTATCCTGTGCCACTCCATCTGGTCTTAAACAACATAAAACTCCGGTAGCAGTTCACAAAACTAATGTTTCTTCTAAAAGTAATTCTTACAGGCCTTCAAGCTCCTCTCACCAGGATGGAAGATCCACGGACCCAAGTAAGCAGTGTCCCCTGCACAAGAAGCCACATTCCCTACTGAAATGCAGAGGCTTCagagagaagtccatggaggaccgCAAAGCTTTCCTCAGGGACAACAAAATCTGCTACAAGTGCTGCTTAGCAACATCACACTTCGCAAAGGACTGTAAGGTCAGTGTTAAATGTACAGAATGTGACAGCAcagatcacaactcagctttacaCCCTGGGCCACCACCATGGGCCTCGTCTCATATAGAAAGTGGCCAGGAACAAGGTGGAGAGGAGGGAAATACTGAAACAGAGACACCAGATGTTACTTCTCAATGCACTGAGGTCTGCAAAGGACTTGTAGGTGGCAGGTCCTGCTCAAAAATCTGTCTTGTCAGAGTTTACCCAACGGGCTGCAAAGACAAAGCCTTCAAAGTATATGCCATTCTTGATGACCAAAGTAATAAATCTCTGGCTAGATCTACTTTCTTTGACATTTTCAACATTAAGGGACCCAGCTCTCCCTACTCCCTAAAGACTTGTGCAGGCACTGTTGAGACGGCGGGGAGAAGAGCTACTGGGTACACAATAGAGTCTATAGATGGTCGCACCTGCCTGACTTTACCAACCATAATCGAGTGTAACCAGATCCCTGATAACAGGTCTGAAATCCCTACACCAGATGTTGCAAAACACCAACCCCATTTGAAGCATATAGCTCATCTCATACCAAAGTTAGATCCTCAAGCTCAGATAATTCTGCTTCTTGGAAGAGATATCTTGCAAGTTCACAAGCCTAGACATCAGATTAATGGTCCTCACAATGCTCCATTTGCCCAGAAACTTGACCTAGGGTGGGTGATTGTAGGTGATGTTTGTATAGGTGGTGTGCACAGACCCACTTCGGTGAACAACATGCTTACCAGCACATTAGAGAATGGACGCCCTTCTCTCTTTCAACCATGTTACAGTAACATCTTCATAAAAGAGCTTCCACACAGCATTCCTCTACCCTGTCATATCACTAGCAACCTTTCTGACAACCATACTTGTACTAGTGACCATGACCACTTAGGATGCACAGTCTTCCAGAGAacaaaggaagacaatcaactGGCAATGTCCTTTGAGGATAGATTGTTCTTAGAAATAATGGAGCAAGGAATAGTTAAAGACGAATCAAATAGCTGGATAGCACCTCTTCCCTTCAGACCCAAAAGGCAGTGTTTGCCTAACAATCGAGAACAAGTTTATAAACGCTTTGCTTCCCTTAGACGGAATCTTCAGAAAAAGCCTGATATGAAAGACCACTTCTTTACATTTATGGAAAGAGTATTTGAGAACTCCCACGCAGAGATAGCTCCAACCTTAAAGGATTCAGAGGAATGCTGGTATCTACCTATATTTGGAGTTTACCACCCAAAGAAACCAGGACAGATAAGAGTAGTATTCGACTCTAGTGCCAAATTTGAGGGTGTTTCCTTAAATGATGTCCTACTGCCAGGTCCAGACCTCAACAACCGACTCCTTGGAGTGCTTCTCAGATTTCGCAGAGACTCTGTTGCATTTATGGCTGACATCCAACAAATGTTCCACTGTTTTCTTGTTAAAGAGGAACACCGAAATTTCCTTAGGTTCTTTTGGTTCAAGGACAACAACCCCTTGGAGGAACCCATTGAGTATCGCATGCGTGTGCACATCTTTGGTAACAGCCCTTCCCCATCAGTGGCTATATATGGACTTAAACATTCAGCCAGGGAGGGTGAGAAAGAATATGGTTCAGACGTTGCACAGTTTGTCAAAAGGGACTTTTATGTGGATGACTGTTTAAAATCGCTACCTACAAATGAGTCTGCAATCAGTCTTCTTAAGAGAGCTCAAGAAATGCTTGCTAATTCAAACCTGAGACTCCATAAAATTGCCTCCAACAGCAAAAAATTGATGGAAGCATTTCCTTCTCATGATTACAGTAATGATTTAAAGGACTTAAGTACTGACACTTTTCCAATGCAACGTAGTCTTGGACTGCTCTGGGACTTAAAGTCTGACACCTTTACCTTCCAAGTCAGCGAGGAAGAGAAACCCTTTACTCGGAGAGGAGTACTATCTGCTATAAACAGCTTGTATGATCCTTTAGGGTTTGCAGCTCCTGTTACCATCCAAGGTAAAGCAATACTTAGAGATTTGactcatgatgcctctgactgggatGAACAACTTCCCAATGAAAAGAAAGCACTGTGGGTAGAGTGGAAGGATTCTCTAACAAATCTCTCTCATCTTCATGTTGCACGCTCGTATGCCCCTGTGCCATCTACAGAGGTTCAGCTACAAAGACTTTATGTGTTTTCTGATGCTTCTATCAAAGCCATTGCTGCTGTGGCCTATCTTAAAACAGTAGACATTAAAGGACAATGTCATATAGGATTCGTCATAGGCAAAGCAAAACTTGCACCACTCCCTGAGCACACTATACCGAGACTAGAACTTTGTGCTGCAGTATTAGCAGTTGAGCTAGCTGAGATGATCGCAACAGAGATGCATTTGGAGATCAAAGATGCTGTGTTTTACACAGACAGCAAGGTAGTCTTGGGATATATCTACAACGAAAGCCGACGCTTCTACGTGTATGTCAACAACAGGGTTCTACGAATCAGGAGGTCAACTTTGCCAAAACAGTGGAATTTTGTTCCTACTGATCAAAATCCTGCAGACCAAGCAACTAGATCTGTTGCTGCCAACCGCCTTAAAGACACTACATGGTTTACAGGTCCTGCCTTTCTATACAGCTCAGAACACAGCACTACGGATCTTAAAACATTTGAACTTGTGGATGCTGACAAGGATGCAGAAATACGTCCCAAGGTGTCAACACTACGCACAGTGACTTCAGACAATTACCTTAAGTCTCACCGATTCAGCAGGTTCTCAACCTGGAAATCACTTGTTCGTGCCATCACTCTCTTAACCCACATAGCTCGTTCTTTCAAAAATACCAAGCTTGCTGATGTTAAGGAGTGTAAAGGCTGGCACCTCTGCAAAAATGTTCATGCAGTGACTGAACTAGATCAGTCAAAGAATGTAATCATTCGGACTGTCCAACATGAAGTTTATGCTAAAGAAATTGACAGTATCATTAATCACAGACCTATTCCTAAAGATAGTGTCTTAAAGAAACTTGATCCCTTCATTGATGCAGATGGCCTATTAAGGGTTGGAGGCCGCCTGCAGGAAGCAAAAATAGACTTTGACGGAAAACATCCGATATTAATTCCTGGGCATCATCACATTTCCTATTTGCTTGTCCGACATTACCATGAACAGGTAAAACATCAGGGCCGGCTGTTCACAGAAGGGGCTTTACGAGCTGCTGGACTGTGGATTGTCGGAGCAAAAAGATGTGTTAGCAAGTTCATTTTCAAATGTGTCACATGCCGCAAACTTCGGGGTATTTTCAAAACACAGAAGATGGCCAATCTTCCATCTGACAGACTGAGTACAGAACCTCCTTTCACTAATGTCGGGCTTGATGTATTTGGTCCATGGTTTGTGGTTACCCGACAAACCAGAGGAGGTCAAGCAAACAGTAAGCGCTGGGCAGTCTTGTTCACCTGTATGTCTGTCCGGGCCGTGCACATAGAGGTAATTGGATCAATGGACACCTCGAGCTTCATAAATGCTCTCAGACGCTTTATTGCCATTAGGGGGCCTGTGAAACACATTCGCTCTGACCGAGGCACCAATTTTGTGGGAGCAGCCAAAGAGTTACAGATTCCTACAAACCTGGATACTGTCAGTGTAAACAGATACCTAAGTGAACAGGGTTGCACTTGGACTTTCAATCCGCCACATTCCTCCCATATGGGTGGAGCTTGGGAGAGAATGATAGGCATAGCCCGTAGAATTCTGGACTCTATCTTCTTACAAGTGGGTATGGCCAGACTAACCCATGAGTGCCTAACTACTTTCATGGCAGAAGTATCAGCCATCATTAATGCCAGACCACTAATTCCAGTTACCAGCGATCCTGATGATCCGATGATACTTACCCCTGCAATGTTGCTTACTCAGAAGACTAAGACAACCTGTTCTCCAGCTGGAGAATTTACTACCAAAGATCTCTATAAATGCCAATGGAGGCAAGTACAAAGTCTTGCCAATACCTTTTGGGATAAGTGGAAAAAGCAATACATCTCCACACTACAACCAAGAAATAAATGGCAGAAAACCAAACCCAACCTCAAAGTCGGTGATGTTGTGCTGATGAAAGACTGCCAGTCACACAGAAACGCGTGGCCTTTAGCTCTTGTTACTAAAAGTTTCCCAGGGGAGGATGGGAACGTCCGCAAAGTTGAAGTCAAGGTCCATGATCAGAATGAAACCAAAATGTTCTTCAGACCAGTAACTGAACTAATCTTATTGCTGTCATCTGAGGACTCTTATGGTGGCATCGTTTGA